The Paenibacillus uliginis N3/975 genome has a window encoding:
- a CDS encoding glycosyltransferase yields the protein MVRDEEHPTHITISLCMIVRQEEGTLAGLLQSVKDIVDEINIVDTGSTDRTKEIAYQFTNRVFDFQWIDDFAAARNFSFSKATKQYILWLDADDILKDQDRERFTVLRQMIRPSIDRITMPYNLSFDGEGNVNTSLRRNRLVRRDCNFQWIGAVHEYLAAYGTFLDSDVCITHHKQKSYTDRNLQIYRKRQQAGETFSTRDLYYFANELRDHTLYEEAARYYDLMLTTEEGWIEDNIQACLKLSECYTHMGNQTKRFESLTRALRYEIPRPEVSCALGEYFFGEKKYETAVFWYRLATEIPPPETMGMSNRNASTWYPHLQLCLCYDRIGDFRKAFEHNEYALQKNPTHPSLLYNRNYFRDTHHLIP from the coding sequence ATGGTTCGTGACGAAGAACACCCTACACACATTACAATCAGCTTGTGCATGATCGTTCGTCAAGAGGAGGGAACGCTCGCAGGGTTGCTGCAATCGGTTAAAGATATCGTGGACGAAATCAATATAGTCGATACAGGCTCAACAGATAGGACGAAAGAAATCGCATACCAATTCACGAATCGGGTGTTCGATTTCCAGTGGATTGACGATTTCGCAGCTGCACGGAATTTTTCCTTCTCGAAGGCAACGAAGCAGTACATATTGTGGCTGGATGCGGATGACATTCTGAAGGATCAAGACCGTGAGCGTTTTACGGTTCTTAGGCAGATGATACGCCCGTCTATCGATCGGATAACGATGCCTTATAACCTTTCCTTTGATGGCGAGGGTAACGTAAATACCAGTTTACGACGGAACCGGCTGGTGAGAAGAGACTGTAACTTCCAATGGATTGGTGCAGTACATGAATATTTAGCTGCTTACGGCACATTTTTGGATAGTGATGTCTGTATTACCCACCATAAGCAGAAATCCTATACGGATCGGAATTTACAGATTTACCGCAAGCGACAGCAAGCTGGTGAGACGTTTTCAACCCGAGATCTTTACTACTTTGCCAATGAACTAAGGGATCACACCTTATACGAGGAAGCTGCCCGTTATTATGACCTGATGCTGACTACCGAAGAGGGGTGGATTGAAGACAATATTCAGGCTTGTCTGAAATTGTCGGAGTGTTATACGCATATGGGCAATCAGACTAAGAGATTTGAATCTTTGACACGGGCGCTCCGTTACGAAATACCGCGTCCCGAAGTATCCTGTGCTCTCGGGGAGTATTTTTTTGGAGAGAAGAAATACGAGACTGCAGTATTCTGGTACCGACTTGCGACTGAAATCCCTCCTCCGGAAACAATGGGCATGTCAAATCGGAACGCTTCTACATGGTATCCTCATTTACAACTGTGCTTATGTTATGACCGGATCGGAGATTTTAGGAAGGCAT